From one Streptomyces sp. CA-210063 genomic stretch:
- a CDS encoding LysR family transcriptional regulator, whose translation MEATTLRQLAAYAAVARAASFTAAAAEMHVSQSSLSRAVADLERQLGVQLLERDTRNVQLTAAGVEALRVAEQIVTAHRAGMKELRRYLLGESGTVAVATLPSVAAVLLPQVISDFRERRPQVAVRLLDGLERSVLDRVLSGDADFAITTVGNPPEQLEHRPLVRDRFVAVLPEGHPLADRHELAWEDLARQPFLAVGRDSSVRRLTDAAFAQIDAHAVPAAEAGSIATVGGLVTAGLGVSAMPALVLPLMGAGPVVCRPLVDPVVDRRLDIVLRVRRTLPAVTVRFLETLEEFRLQGRPLPPGVSWA comes from the coding sequence ATGGAGGCCACCACCCTGCGTCAACTGGCGGCGTACGCGGCCGTCGCCCGGGCCGCGAGCTTCACCGCGGCCGCCGCGGAGATGCACGTGTCCCAGTCCTCACTCAGCCGCGCGGTCGCGGATCTGGAGCGACAGCTCGGCGTGCAACTCCTCGAACGGGACACCCGTAACGTGCAGTTGACCGCGGCGGGCGTCGAGGCCCTGCGTGTCGCCGAGCAGATCGTCACCGCTCACCGGGCGGGCATGAAGGAGCTCAGGCGGTACCTGCTCGGCGAGTCGGGAACGGTCGCCGTGGCCACCCTTCCCTCGGTTGCCGCGGTGCTTCTGCCGCAGGTGATCTCCGACTTCCGCGAGCGGCGGCCGCAGGTGGCGGTACGCCTCCTCGACGGCCTGGAGCGGTCGGTACTGGACCGGGTCCTGTCCGGCGACGCCGACTTCGCGATCACCACCGTCGGCAACCCGCCGGAGCAGTTGGAGCACCGCCCCCTGGTCAGGGACCGCTTCGTCGCGGTGCTGCCGGAGGGCCACCCGCTCGCCGATCGCCACGAGCTCGCCTGGGAGGACCTGGCTCGTCAACCGTTCCTGGCCGTCGGGCGCGACTCGAGCGTGCGCCGGCTCACCGACGCGGCGTTCGCCCAGATCGACGCGCACGCGGTACCGGCGGCCGAGGCGGGCAGTATCGCGACCGTGGGCGGACTGGTGACCGCCGGCCTCGGGGTGTCGGCGATGCCCGCCCTCGTGCTCCCGCTGATGGGTGCCGGACCCGTCGTCTGCCGTCCTCTGGTGGACCCCGTGGTGGACCGACGCCTGGACATCGTGCTGCGCGTTCGGCGGACGCTCCCGGCCGTGACGGTGCGGTTCCTGGAGACGCTCGAAGAGTTCCGCCTCCAGGGGCGTCCGCTTCCGCCCGGGGTTTCGTGGGCGTGA
- a CDS encoding CitMHS family transporter: MLAALGFATIAVLLLLTMTKRASVLVALILLPVLAALIGGFAGDLGELILGGLSKVAPTGIMIAFAVLYFSLMVDAGLFDPLIRGLLRAAQGDPLRITVATAVLTLCVALDGDGASTFLITVSALLPVYKRLGMNPLVLSGVVCLGAGVMNMVPWGGPTVRAMAALKLDSSDVFNPVLPAMGFGVVWVLVASYLLGRRERNRLAALSPQGPVTDVRTADGQERLALRPSGDGPGTVHVPPLPRTWLNIFNLLLTIALLVCLIQEVMPLPVLFVLGFAIAALVNHPTWEQQQALLDKHAKSVVLVTTMIFAAGVLTGILTGTKMIDEMGETLVSVVPDSFGSHLPVAVAVTGMPLSLVFTPDAYYFGVLPVLAETAQGFGTDPAEVARAAILGQMTTGFPLSPLTASTFILVGMSGVSLGEHQRFIFRWAFATTLVMTAGALLTGAFSL, from the coding sequence ATGCTGGCAGCCCTGGGCTTCGCCACGATCGCCGTCCTCCTGCTGCTCACCATGACCAAACGCGCCTCGGTACTGGTCGCTCTGATCCTGCTTCCGGTGCTGGCGGCGCTCATCGGCGGATTCGCGGGCGACCTGGGGGAGTTGATTCTCGGGGGGCTGTCCAAGGTGGCCCCCACCGGCATCATGATCGCCTTCGCGGTCCTGTACTTCAGCCTGATGGTGGACGCGGGGCTCTTCGACCCCCTGATCCGCGGACTGTTGCGGGCGGCGCAGGGCGACCCGTTGCGGATCACCGTCGCCACGGCCGTCCTCACGCTGTGCGTGGCCCTGGACGGCGACGGTGCCTCCACCTTCCTCATCACCGTCTCCGCACTGCTGCCGGTCTACAAGAGGCTCGGCATGAACCCCCTGGTGCTGTCCGGCGTCGTCTGCCTGGGCGCGGGCGTGATGAACATGGTTCCCTGGGGTGGCCCGACGGTACGCGCCATGGCGGCACTGAAGCTGGACAGTTCCGACGTCTTCAACCCCGTGCTGCCCGCGATGGGCTTCGGTGTCGTCTGGGTGTTGGTGGCCTCCTACCTGCTCGGCCGCCGGGAGCGCAACCGTCTTGCCGCGCTGTCCCCGCAGGGTCCGGTCACGGACGTGCGCACGGCCGACGGGCAGGAGCGTCTGGCCCTTCGGCCCTCCGGGGACGGGCCCGGCACCGTCCACGTCCCGCCGCTGCCGCGGACCTGGCTGAACATCTTCAATCTCCTGCTCACCATCGCTCTCCTGGTCTGCCTGATCCAGGAAGTGATGCCACTTCCGGTGCTGTTCGTCCTCGGGTTCGCGATCGCGGCGCTGGTCAACCACCCCACCTGGGAACAGCAACAGGCGCTGCTCGACAAGCACGCCAAGAGCGTGGTCCTGGTCACCACGATGATCTTCGCGGCCGGCGTCCTCACCGGGATCCTCACCGGCACCAAGATGATCGACGAGATGGGCGAGACGCTCGTCTCCGTCGTCCCCGACTCCTTCGGCTCGCACCTGCCCGTCGCGGTGGCCGTCACCGGCATGCCGCTGAGCCTGGTCTTCACCCCGGACGCCTACTACTTCGGCGTACTGCCCGTACTCGCCGAGACCGCGCAGGGCTTCGGCACGGACCCGGCCGAGGTCGCCAGGGCCGCCATTCTCGGCCAGATGACCACGGGGTTCCCGCTCAGCCCGCTCACCGCGTCCACGTTCATCCTGGTCGGCATGAGCGGTGTGTCGCTCGGCGAACACCAGCGCTTCATCTTCCGCTGGGCCTTCGCCACCACCCTGGTCATGACCGCCGGCGCCCTGCTGACCGGTGCGTTCTCCCTGTGA
- a CDS encoding prolyl oligopeptidase family serine peptidase, whose protein sequence is MRGITRRTALAVTAGAVAAPAVGTATALAADTTTATSQGRHAASGPNPVLRTDLVTRVTPRNNWLVTAVALRYSHPIDLRGAVIPPSAFQVKATVGGQTAARTVTRVYSSTTAEVDDRSHPGRPGDRLIIELDPNDSNARAAGTDPLPLDRAYSVRQVADVHTPEGEPVLKAGPFASRNDDVITPVVDDFAAGSFTDSAGFELDFRLYQPAGFVRNPQTRKRYPLVVTLHGGGEVADNNMTQLTSNRIAVTFAKPERQRRDPAFVLSPQIPLPRPMDGPDGTDWTDAKVQAALIELIDTFVSEHSRNVDTARLYLVGLSSGGRGIYSLLAKRPDMFAAALPTAGWGDPATMERITHIPIWADHSVDDPIVPYREGRFGKPGTWTLMNALETAGARITRGEWANDLPKAQFEARSRALLRQARATRSHVLFTSYTAGTTPVNPHLSWAQTYENDVVVDWLFAQSR, encoded by the coding sequence ATGAGAGGGATCACCAGACGTACGGCGCTCGCGGTCACCGCGGGTGCGGTCGCGGCGCCGGCCGTGGGCACGGCGACCGCCTTGGCCGCCGACACCACGACAGCCACATCCCAAGGACGACATGCGGCCTCCGGGCCCAATCCGGTCCTGCGGACGGACCTCGTCACGCGGGTCACACCGAGGAACAACTGGCTGGTGACAGCCGTCGCCCTCCGGTACTCGCATCCCATTGACCTGCGCGGCGCGGTGATCCCTCCCTCGGCCTTCCAGGTGAAGGCCACCGTGGGCGGACAAACAGCGGCTCGCACGGTGACCCGGGTCTACTCCAGCACCACCGCAGAAGTGGACGACCGATCTCACCCCGGACGGCCGGGGGACCGCCTGATCATCGAACTCGACCCGAACGACTCCAACGCGCGGGCCGCGGGCACCGACCCCCTTCCCCTCGACCGCGCCTACTCCGTCAGACAAGTGGCGGACGTGCACACCCCTGAAGGCGAACCAGTGCTCAAGGCCGGCCCGTTCGCGAGCCGGAACGATGACGTCATCACTCCCGTGGTCGACGACTTCGCCGCCGGTTCCTTCACCGACTCCGCGGGTTTCGAACTGGACTTCCGGCTGTACCAGCCCGCGGGATTCGTACGGAACCCGCAGACGCGCAAGCGGTATCCGCTCGTCGTCACCCTGCACGGCGGCGGCGAAGTCGCGGACAACAACATGACCCAGCTCACCTCCAACCGGATCGCGGTCACGTTCGCCAAACCGGAACGACAGCGCCGCGACCCCGCGTTCGTCCTGTCCCCGCAGATCCCCCTGCCCCGCCCCATGGACGGACCCGACGGCACGGACTGGACCGACGCCAAGGTCCAGGCCGCGCTGATCGAACTCATCGACACCTTCGTGAGCGAGCACTCCCGCAACGTGGACACAGCCCGGCTCTATCTCGTCGGCCTGTCCTCGGGCGGGCGCGGTATCTACAGCCTGCTGGCGAAGCGCCCCGACATGTTCGCGGCCGCTCTGCCCACGGCCGGCTGGGGCGACCCGGCCACCATGGAGAGGATCACGCACATCCCGATCTGGGCCGACCACTCCGTCGACGACCCGATCGTCCCCTACCGGGAGGGCCGGTTCGGCAAGCCCGGCACCTGGACACTGATGAACGCGCTGGAGACCGCCGGCGCACGGATCACCCGTGGGGAGTGGGCCAACGACCTGCCGAAGGCACAGTTCGAGGCCCGGTCAAGGGCTCTCCTACGGCAGGCCCGGGCCACGCGCAGCCACGTACTGTTCACGAGCTACACGGCCGGAACGACACCGGTGAACCCACACCTCTCATGGGCCCAGACGTACGAGAACGACGTGGTCGTCGACTGGCTCTTCGCACAGTCCCGCTAG
- a CDS encoding poly(ethylene terephthalate) hydrolase family protein, protein MRPSSRSTHTTVQLRTRPGALTALIALVTTIGLALTLLTVAAPPAAAADLLSQGKPATSSSTENASTPASAAVDGNTGTRWSSTFSDPQWLRIDLGATATISQVVLRWEAAYARAFQIQTSDNGTTWTTVHSTTTGTGGVQTLDVNGNGRYVRLHGTQRGTAYGYSLWEFQVYGSGGGTPPGNGIPDPTAASLEATNGPLTTATYTVPSPTGYGSGTVTYPTNSGSYPGVVLMPGYQGTQQNLQWLAPRLASWGFVVINVGTNTLSDDPASRGRQITAAGTQLLALGDAPGNPISGKLNGTLGAVGHSMGGGGVMAALRDDARFRAGVPTAPYYPNANFSGVTEPTFFLTCQSDPVAHGNDYAVPWYTSMSQAEKLYIEVPGDHLCPMTGSGNKAKQGKWIVSFLSLWLGADTRFSPFLCGPVRDADKNNTSLVTRWMDTCPF, encoded by the coding sequence ATGCGTCCATCCAGTCGTTCGACCCACACCACCGTGCAGTTACGGACCCGACCCGGCGCCCTGACGGCACTGATCGCCCTGGTCACCACCATCGGCTTGGCGCTGACTCTGCTGACAGTCGCCGCCCCGCCTGCGGCCGCCGCCGACCTGCTGTCCCAAGGCAAACCCGCGACCTCCTCGTCCACCGAGAACGCGTCCACCCCCGCGTCGGCGGCGGTGGACGGCAACACCGGGACGCGCTGGTCGAGCACGTTCAGTGACCCGCAGTGGCTGAGAATCGATCTGGGCGCCACCGCCACCATCAGCCAAGTCGTGCTGCGCTGGGAGGCCGCGTACGCCCGCGCGTTCCAGATCCAGACCTCCGACAACGGCACCACCTGGACCACCGTCCACTCGACCACGACCGGCACCGGCGGCGTGCAGACCCTCGACGTGAACGGCAACGGCCGGTACGTCCGTCTCCATGGCACCCAGCGCGGCACCGCCTACGGCTACTCGCTGTGGGAATTCCAGGTGTACGGCTCCGGTGGTGGCACCCCTCCGGGCAACGGGATCCCGGACCCGACGGCCGCTTCCCTGGAGGCCACCAACGGGCCGCTGACCACCGCCACCTACACGGTTCCCAGTCCCACCGGGTACGGCTCCGGCACGGTCACGTACCCCACGAACAGTGGCTCGTACCCGGGCGTCGTACTGATGCCTGGCTATCAGGGCACACAGCAGAACCTGCAGTGGCTCGCACCCCGCCTCGCCTCCTGGGGCTTCGTCGTCATCAACGTCGGAACGAACACCCTCAGCGACGATCCCGCATCACGCGGCCGTCAGATCACCGCCGCCGGCACCCAGCTGCTCGCGCTCGGCGACGCCCCCGGCAACCCGATATCGGGGAAGCTCAACGGCACGCTCGGCGCGGTCGGTCACTCGATGGGCGGCGGTGGTGTCATGGCGGCCCTCCGGGACGACGCGCGCTTCCGGGCGGGCGTGCCCACGGCCCCGTACTACCCGAACGCGAACTTCTCGGGAGTCACCGAGCCGACGTTCTTCCTGACCTGTCAAAGCGACCCTGTCGCCCACGGCAACGACTACGCGGTGCCCTGGTACACCTCCATGTCCCAGGCCGAGAAGCTCTACATCGAGGTTCCGGGCGACCATCTGTGTCCGATGACGGGCTCCGGAAACAAGGCCAAGCAGGGCAAGTGGATCGTGTCGTTCCTCAGCCTCTGGCTGGGTGCCGACACCCGTTTCAGCCCGTTCCTGTGCGGTCCCGTACGTGATGCCGACAAGAACAACACGTCCCTGGTCACGCGCTGGATGGACACCTGCCCGTTCTGA
- a CDS encoding DUF418 domain-containing protein — protein sequence MRHDAVTDASSTAGVREGEQPSTARLIGLDLARGLAVFGMYAVHVGPAPGQGGVIGFLMDLAQGRSSALFAVLAGFAVALITGRRTPKTGQAGRQAVAKVVVRAVILLALGTALTMTGTPVVPILAFYGLFFLLVLPLYRLGARPLALIAAGWALVGPQLLYVLRPVVGDRAFPTVGQADGIVSLFFTGGYPALTWVPFVIAGMAVARLDLAATAVRIRLALTGVALAVTGYGGSWLALRLVPGAAEAVRKAEGGSSMSSSSPGGVGLFGDTPAGLLVASPHSEATLSIVGNTGVAILVLTVCLAAMDAFPRLRGLARPVIAVGSMSLTAYVFHIVAIWLLDTEELTVQPLYILLGFIASVTVLATIWFRFFQRGPLEWLMGRATQVARRIR from the coding sequence ATGAGACACGATGCAGTCACCGATGCCTCTTCGACGGCCGGAGTACGGGAGGGCGAGCAGCCGTCCACGGCCCGGCTGATCGGGCTGGACCTGGCCCGCGGCCTCGCCGTCTTCGGCATGTACGCGGTCCATGTGGGTCCCGCCCCGGGCCAAGGCGGTGTCATCGGCTTCCTGATGGACTTGGCGCAAGGCCGCTCCTCCGCGCTGTTCGCTGTCCTGGCCGGCTTCGCGGTCGCCCTCATCACCGGGCGCCGCACACCGAAGACCGGGCAGGCCGGCCGCCAGGCCGTCGCCAAGGTCGTCGTCCGGGCTGTGATCCTGCTGGCTCTCGGCACCGCCCTGACCATGACCGGCACCCCGGTCGTGCCGATCCTCGCCTTCTACGGACTGTTCTTCCTGCTCGTGCTGCCGCTGTACCGGCTGGGCGCCAGGCCGCTGGCGCTGATCGCGGCGGGCTGGGCCCTGGTGGGCCCGCAGTTGCTGTATGTACTGAGGCCGGTGGTCGGCGACCGCGCGTTCCCCACCGTCGGCCAGGCCGACGGCATCGTCTCGCTGTTCTTCACCGGCGGCTATCCGGCCCTGACCTGGGTCCCGTTCGTCATCGCCGGCATGGCTGTCGCCCGCCTCGACCTGGCCGCCACGGCTGTCCGGATCCGCCTCGCCCTCACCGGCGTCGCCCTCGCCGTCACCGGCTACGGCGGCTCCTGGCTGGCGCTGCGTCTCGTGCCCGGTGCCGCCGAAGCCGTCCGGAAAGCAGAAGGGGGATCGTCCATGTCGTCCTCATCGCCCGGCGGCGTCGGCCTCTTCGGCGACACCCCCGCCGGGCTGCTGGTCGCCTCCCCGCACAGTGAGGCGACCCTGTCCATCGTGGGCAACACCGGTGTGGCGATCCTGGTGCTGACCGTGTGCCTGGCCGCCATGGACGCCTTCCCCCGGCTGCGCGGCCTGGCCAGGCCCGTCATCGCGGTCGGCTCGATGTCGCTGACGGCGTACGTCTTCCACATCGTCGCCATCTGGCTCCTGGACACCGAGGAACTGACCGTCCAGCCCTTGTACATCCTGCTCGGCTTCATCGCGTCCGTCACCGTCCTCGCCACCATCTGGTTCCGCTTCTTCCAGCGGGGGCCGCTCGAATGGCTGATGGGCCGGGCGACCCAGGTGGCCCGGCGCATCCGATGA
- a CDS encoding FadR/GntR family transcriptional regulator, whose protein sequence is MSLTDKAIERIRELIRTGALPPGSKLPPEPDLAAQLGLSRNLAREAVKALAVARVLEVRRGDGTYVTSLQPSLLLEGLGGAVELLQGDSVALQDLMEVRRLLEPMATALAATRISDAQLAEVKRHLDAMREARDDVEQLNAHDAAFHRAVVSATGNETLLTLLEGISGRTLRARIWRGLVDDKAAGRTLAEHEAIFNALCTRDAALSQAAALLHVSNTEQWLREHLRSGEALPFGTTARK, encoded by the coding sequence GTGTCTCTGACGGACAAGGCCATCGAGCGGATCCGTGAGCTGATCCGGACCGGTGCCCTGCCTCCGGGCTCCAAGCTCCCACCGGAGCCGGACCTGGCCGCCCAGCTGGGACTGTCCCGCAACCTCGCCCGGGAAGCGGTCAAGGCATTGGCCGTCGCGCGGGTCCTGGAGGTCCGGCGGGGGGACGGCACGTATGTGACCAGCCTCCAGCCGAGCCTGTTGCTGGAGGGGCTCGGCGGCGCGGTGGAACTGCTCCAGGGCGACTCGGTCGCACTGCAAGACCTCATGGAGGTACGGCGGCTCCTCGAACCAATGGCCACGGCACTTGCCGCCACCCGCATCTCCGACGCCCAACTGGCCGAAGTGAAGCGGCACTTGGACGCCATGCGCGAGGCCCGCGACGACGTCGAGCAGCTCAACGCCCACGACGCCGCCTTCCACCGCGCGGTCGTCTCGGCCACGGGCAACGAGACCCTCCTCACCCTCCTGGAAGGCATCTCCGGCCGCACGCTGCGCGCTCGTATCTGGCGCGGTCTGGTCGACGACAAGGCCGCGGGCCGCACCCTCGCCGAGCACGAGGCGATCTTCAACGCGCTGTGCACCCGTGACGCCGCCCTCAGCCAGGCCGCCGCACTGCTGCATGTGAGCAACACCGAGCAGTGGCTGAGGGAACACCTGCGATCGGGAGAAGCCCTCCCCTTCGGGACGACGGCGCGGAAGTGA
- a CDS encoding LacI family DNA-binding transcriptional regulator, giving the protein MASSRVWQRPTLGAVAARAEVSTATVSNALNGTGRLSETTRQRVLAAARELGYAPAGTARALARGGTGVLGLTMTTYGDVPVPYTEIPYYAQLALSAIAAAHERGYLLMVMPSSLSRWMWLNTPMDGVIHVDPRADDPVRSLLRERGIPMVCDGRPPQPHWCDAWVDTDYDAGLRLLLDHLTEVGARRIGLSKPLHDAEYPHLIERAYASWCAEHDMPAVVEEYASLPDYFTAERDAVGRLLDRDPRPDAVIGVYSDSGHNILAAARHHGLRVPQDLLVACVSEDPDYATTAPPVTTLSLRPDLVGDEAVDLLLALINARSGVDRHRLVQPVLAPRRSTRRPVRRGNGTP; this is encoded by the coding sequence ATGGCGAGTTCGCGTGTCTGGCAACGCCCCACGCTCGGTGCCGTGGCCGCGCGGGCCGAGGTGTCCACGGCCACGGTGTCGAACGCGCTCAACGGCACCGGACGGCTGTCCGAGACGACCAGGCAGCGCGTGCTCGCCGCGGCACGCGAACTCGGTTACGCCCCGGCCGGCACGGCCCGTGCCCTGGCCCGCGGCGGCACCGGAGTGCTCGGTCTGACGATGACGACATACGGCGACGTTCCCGTCCCGTACACCGAGATCCCGTACTACGCGCAGCTGGCGCTGAGCGCCATCGCCGCAGCGCATGAGCGTGGTTACCTGCTCATGGTGATGCCGAGTTCGTTGTCACGGTGGATGTGGCTCAACACGCCGATGGACGGCGTCATCCACGTCGATCCGCGCGCCGACGACCCGGTGCGTTCCCTGCTACGGGAGCGTGGCATCCCCATGGTCTGCGACGGCCGACCGCCCCAACCGCACTGGTGCGACGCGTGGGTCGACACCGACTACGACGCGGGCCTGCGCCTCCTGCTCGACCATCTCACTGAGGTCGGCGCCCGGCGGATCGGGCTCTCCAAGCCGCTTCACGACGCCGAGTACCCGCATCTGATCGAACGTGCCTACGCGTCCTGGTGCGCCGAGCACGACATGCCCGCCGTCGTCGAGGAGTACGCCTCCCTGCCCGACTACTTCACCGCTGAACGGGACGCGGTCGGCCGACTGCTCGACCGCGATCCACGACCGGACGCCGTCATCGGCGTCTACTCCGACTCCGGTCACAACATCCTCGCCGCCGCCCGGCACCACGGGCTTCGGGTGCCGCAGGATCTGCTGGTGGCGTGCGTCAGTGAGGATCCGGATTACGCGACGACGGCCCCGCCCGTCACCACCCTCAGCCTCCGCCCGGACCTGGTGGGCGACGAAGCGGTCGATCTGCTGCTCGCTCTCATCAACGCCCGCAGCGGTGTGGACCGGCATCGGCTCGTGCAGCCGGTCCTGGCCCCTCGCCGGTCGACACGACGCCCGGTACGGCGAGGGAACGGCACACCCTGA